CCTAGTCTTTCAGTTCTCCGTGATGGGAAACCAAACCCTATGGTCTGAATTATCCCTGTTGGGAATGGCTGACCTTCCAAACATTCAGCTTCTTCTGTTTCTGCTGTTCCTCTACATTTACTGCATGACCCTGATGGGCAACCTGCTTATCGTCCTGCTAATTGTCATGGACTCTCACCTCCATAACCCCATGTACTTCTTTCTTGGGAATCTGGCCTGTCTGGACGTGTGTAGCTCTTCCCTCATTTCACCACGGATGCTCTATGATCTCAACACCAATCGTAGGATGATTTCCGTGCCAGCTTGCTTGACCCAAGTCTTCttcttcatttattttgctaCTTGTGAAGTCCTCTTACTGGCAGTGATGTCTTATGACCGATATATTGCTATTTGTCAACCTCTACACTACATACAGGTCATGCATTGGAAGATGTGCATCCAGCTTGCAGCAGGAGTTTGGACCCTTGGCATGTTGTATTCCTTGATACATACACTTTTTACATTGAGATTGAGTTTCTGTGAGTCGAACGTCGTCCAGAGTTTCTTTTGTGACTTATCCAAGTTGTTGCAGATCTCCTGTACCGACACGTTCATCAACATGTTGTCTATATTTCTCCTGGGTGGACTCCTCGGACTATGCTCCTTACTGATGACCTTTATCCCATACATCACTCTATTCTCAACAGTTCTGAAGATCAAAGTCAAGGACAAGAGGTTTAAAGCTTTCTCCACGTGTACCTCTCACTTGACAGTGGTCTTCATCTTCTACGGAACCCTTATTTTCAACTATTTTAGACCTACGACAAGTTATCATCATGCAGCAGATAGATTGGTATCTGTTTTTTACACTGTGATTACACCTCTGCTAAATCCTCTGATATACAGTCTGAGGAATCAAGAGCTAAAAGCCGCTCTGCAAAGATTTTACAAAACCtataatatttgttaaaaaaataaaaggatataTGTTTTACCTTTGACTGATGGAGAGTTGGAACTTATCGTGAGACATTAAAAGATTTTCATGTTGCAATCTCACTACAACCCCCTATATGCTATATCCTTGTGCCTGCAAAGCACAGCCATGACCTCTTGCGAGAATCCAATTGTCCATGCAGATGTTTTTTATTTCCACTGAATTTAGATACAACAGATCTGTTGCAGATTGAGCTGTTTTCCTATTCATGAGCTACAAAACTGAACATATCTTCCTGGGAAATAGAATTATCTGAAGGCGGGGTACCCCTTTAAGTTTGTCTTGCTCTGAGGGGTGCTGTAGTAGGGAGCTACTAGTGTAATCCTGCTCAGTTAAGGCTCCtgtcatttaaaattaaaaaaacgtGGAACATCTAATTCACATGGGGTTAACTCGTTCTGTAATTACCAAATCATCATTTACAGACGCAAAACCAGTGAAATTGTTATATGTCTTGAACAGAAAATTTAGGCTACAGAATATTTCTCCAGTTGACGTGGAATTACAAGTCACCGTATACCGTCCTTGCTGGACCTGCGAGGTCAGGATTATAGAACCACAGAACCATCTCTGGTCTAATGAGATGGATTCAACACAACACAGCAGAAACATTGTACTACTTGGAAAAACCATTTATTGTAGCCTATAAGATAAGCAATTTACAGAGGACAATGAAATCTCCGTGTGGGGTCTTGTCATCCAATGGAGTCACGCACATAGGGTTCTCAATAGTTTAGATGAAGGTTGTTAAACAGCCCTTAGCCATTATTCATTAAATAATTAAGCAGTCAGGGATTTGAAGAGGTTTGTTAGGGTGGAGCTTCGAGAATCTTCTGTTTATTCAACTCCTTTCATGAACTCCAGAAATTCTGCAAAGACATTAAGATAATATAAGTTCTCAAAGGGAATTTAATGTGAAATACGTTAATTATGtaaacacacacagtgcattttaAGTCATTCCTATACATAAGGATCTTTTGACTGCTGTACATTTTGGAacacaattttaattttaaacatttctgtATAAACATGGATATAAAGTAACTTGATAGAACTCAGAGGAACGACCGAAATTCCTTCTCCAAGGTTGCACTTCTTACAATGTATGGcaacatttacatatttatttctgACATGACAAAGTGTTTTATCATACACGAGCAACACAGATTTTAGTAATACTTCTACTGTGAGAGCTATAAAATTAGACGCACAAATAACATTGTAGTAAATGATCTAAGATACCAACCATCATAATCAATTCTGCCGTCGTTATTTTTGTCCCCGTCTCTCATCAGTTCCTCTATATCATCCTCAGTGATCATCTCCCCTGTTGCCTCCAACATTGTCTTTAACTCTTCAAGGTCAATATATCCGTCGGCATTTCTGCAGAGAGATAGGAAtacggttatatatatatatatatatatatatatatatatatacatacatacagtggttgTGCGGCTTATATATTGTGAGGGGATCATACCCAAATACAACAGGGAACATTAGGGAGGAGGTGAGAGATTTCTAGGACACATGTACaaacaataacattcaataagacgCTTAACCTTGCATGTAGACTTATTAAAACTTTTATGGATGCTAGGAAAAGCCTGCGACATGAATATTATTACACATTCAACTCTTAATAATTCTTTTAGACAAATAAAGAGTTATTGTGCATTTAGTGCAATCATCACTTAACTAAGTCTATTTTCTGTTGTTAAACACAGGCAAAATCCCTTCTGCATCATAGGGGGTTACTCCAGCTCTCTGTAAGTAACACTGATCACAGTATATCAGGATAATGACCCGCATGAGCGAGGAGCGGTCAGTATATTATCACTTACTTGTCAAACATGCGGAAAATATCTGATAGCTCTTCCTCCGATTTCCCTTTACTGTCGTCCTTCATACACCGAACCATCATCACCAGGAACTCGTCGAAGTCTACGGTGCCGCTTCCTGCGGACAAATGATTCTATTAGGAACCTTCTGCAGACAAATACCATAGAAGTTACTGTATCTAACATGATCTCAGCTACTCACCGTCTTCATCCACCTCGTCTATCATCTCCTGCAGCTCCTCGGGGGTGGGGTTCTGGCCCAGCATCCTCATGACTTTCCCCAGCTCCTTCGTGCTGATGCAGCCGTCCTCTGCGTCTTGTACGAATATGTCAAACGCTGCTCGGAATTCTGGGAAAAATAAAGCGTTACATGGGAATACAAATAGGCTCTACTGTAGTAGGCCATATCAggtttatatattcatattaaatGCTTTATACGCATGTACTATAAGAATTATGCAACTAGGGAGACATAATATTATGAAATGAGTATGTCCTGATTAGTGGGATGTTTTGGGTGGGAACAAGGCAGCTCAAAACACTCTACAAGCTATAAACAAGATAAGGAAAGGGATTTTCGGTGGATACATTAGTTGAACTAATTTTAATTGCTGTTTAAATCTACCTGTTCATTGAAAACAGGGGGTAGATTTTTGGagacttctaaaaggaaaagtggacgtgttgcccatagcagccaatcagattctagatgtcatttatgCAGTATAGACTAGGAAataataactggaatctgattggttgctatgggcaacacctccgcttttccgttttacaaggtttgatacatctaccccagGGAGCTACACAAAAATTTAAAGGACATGATCATACTGACAGTGTTTGTTCCAATTTCAATAATGTAATTCTTGCAATCTCATTTTCTGCCGCTTCTGCACAAAATTTACAACAGCGCTCAGAGATTATTGCGGATTACGGACTAGTGAAGTAACTGCACCTATTTTCAGCACCAATATGCAAAACTAAGATTTTGTTATGCAGGATGAGATTATCTAATCAGATAACAGTGGGGCGAGGATGCATGAAACGGCCGTTCCCTATTTTGGGgtagtgtgtattttttttaattttggagatgttgcctatagcaaccaatgagattctagttgtcattttgtagaatgtactaaataaatgttaactacaatctgattggttgctataggcaacatctccactttttcaaacccgcagtttagtaaatatacccctaaatgtataAAGGGGATGGTTCTAACATGTTAGTAGGTTGAAGTGGCGTTTCACTCTTGCGCACTATCTGCATTTCCAGCCAGATGCAGATCGATTATTCTGGGGGCAGTTTCAAGGATTTTTAAAATCGCCAGTTTGCAAACCTCAGCGTGAGCGGGGATCCATATAAACAGCGCAATGTATGAAACTGCGGTTTACAAAACTGCTGAAAAATATTCACATTTCTGTACATGGTTCTCATCAGTGAGATTAGTCAAATTGCTGCATTTTGAGTTTGAGACCTATAAAAAGATGCCTGATTTATAGTTTCACAGATGATCGTTAAAATTTGGTCACAGAGCAACTGCAAAAATACGCTTTGATCCAAATCTTACATTACCTACAAGTGCAAATATAGCATGACGAGATGTGACTGCCATCGTCAACAAGACCTAAACGTGTATCTTAAAGATACATGTTAGTCCAATCTCAATGCATCACACATCAGGAGCGAGCTGATCCTGCTTGTTGACCGGGTTGCAAACCAGCCAATTCCTACAAACCAAATGTGGGTCACGTCTTTTAAAACTGGCGTACATCAGATCCGAATGAAGCGACTTTAAAACCGCATGAAAAACCACAATTTTATGCGTCCTCAGTGAGTTTAAAAAGAAGGGGctattaacccttgcacttaaaTTCAAATTTGCAATGACTGAATTAATTGACAGTCAAACAATATCTAAATTTTTTTCAGTGGATTGTAAAGGTTCAGTGATCTGAAACAAACTGTTGTTGGCTGATTCTTGGCTGTACTCTCCTCATAGCTCCTAATCTGACAGCAAATCAGGGAACAACAgtaaaagtaaattattttatttatcaaacTGAGGAGAGATAAAAAGATAATTGTGGGGAAACAAGGTGACACGTTTCTGATTTGTAGGAAAACTATGTTGCAATATTTACgaatttgttttgtcaatttgaaagaataaaataatacagaatAAATATTATTGGGCTTCATAATGTGTCAGAAAATTCAATAGAATTTACCATTTTTCTGTTCTTCCGTAAGTTGTTCAACCTGGAAAAGACAAAAGAGATTTCCTGAGTGTTTGGTGTCTCCTTGTGACTATATAACAGGGCAGCAATTCACCGTTCAcagcacaataaaaataaataacacaattaAAAAGTTCTGGATGCGTTTTAAATAACCTCTGGTCCACAAACCCCAATATTTGGGCTGTATAGCCCCAGTATAGAGCAGTGCTGTAATGTAGATTGTTGGGGCCCCGGGGCAGCTCATTGGGGaccttgtgaaaaaaaaaaaaaaaaggctgattTTTATAATGCTTAAATATTCTATACTGCAACTACCACATATGATATACGTTAGAAATGAACGTCAAGAGGATAAACACTTCAACCAATCACGATTTTTAGCGcagaattaaatataaaatgccgGGGCAAAGAATAAGGGCAGtgcttaaaagaaagtggtcaacaTGCAAGGTACCGACAAAATCATGAGATTAAGGTGCATGACCCGCGATTTATGGTGCCCTGGGGCTTTCAAAGCTGCCTCCCGGCCCCACGGCCAGGGGACCAAGTACAGCTCTGTACCCATGCTAAATCTAGGGAACATACACAACAAAAACATCAATATCTTCATAAGAATCAAAAGTTCACAAGGAGCAGCCGATATAAAGGATATTTCAGTGACAGTGATGAGAATATTGTTTCACTAAACTACAAATAGTATTAAATAGTTATAGACATAGTTATACACCCGCTAGGAATCAGGGACAGTAACTGATACTGTAAATAAACGCACATAAGAGATAATTCCCCTTATTGGGAATAGAAATCAAAACTAAATTACAACTATATCGCATCACATGATTGGGGATCATAAATTAACATGGAAACCAAACTAATTAGATGTCCTAAAACACCCACTGCGTTACTTAGCTGTAGGGATCATAGTATTATGCAGAAATCAGACTTATTGGAGGGCAgatattgtaatataatataatattgctgATCATTAGGTCTGGGAGAGGCTATCAAAGGGTTAAACGACGCAGTCAGCCAAAGCAGCACTCCGAGAACTTGCAGCAAGTACGTCCATCTGTGTTACAACAATCATATTGTCCTCCCCTTGTAGagttatatttatacatttacatacagTAATCCCTGTTGTATGTGATCTATTTCTGGCCCAGAGATACAGCAGAGGCTGCGATAAACCGAAATGTTCCCAAGAGCGCTGACATTTATCCCTTTATCTCCTCCAGCTACATCTGGCACCAGTACTGGAACTGTGACCAATTATAGCCCCCTGTTCCCATTACCTTATGTAGATATGAATATGCAGGTACTACAGATATAGACATGAGGATGCAGGTACTACAGATATAGACATGAGGATACAGGTACTGGGATATAGACATGAGGATGCAGGTACTACAGATATAGACATGAGGATGCAGGTACTACAGATATAGCAATGAGGATGCAGGTACTGGGGATATAGACATGAGGATGCAGGTACTGGGCATATAGACATGAGGATGCAGGTACTGGGCATATAGACATGAGGATGCAGGTACTGGGGATATAGACATCAGGATGTAGGTACTGGGATATAGACATGAGGATGCAGGTACTGGGATATAGACATGAGGATGCAGGTACTGCAGATATAGACATGAGGATGCAGGTACTGGGATATAGACATGAGGATACAGGTACTGGGATATAGACATGAGGTTGCAGCTACTGGGGATATAGCCATGAGGATGCAGGTACTAGGATATAGACATGAGGATGCAGGTACTGGGATATAGACATGAGGATGCAGGTACTGGGGATATAGACATGAGGATGCAGGTACTGGGCATATAGACATGAGTTTGCAGGTACTGGGCATATAGACAAGAGGGTGCAGGTACTGGGGATATAGACATGAGGATGCAGGTACTGGGATATAGACATGAGGATGCAGGTACTGGGGATATAGACATCAGGATGTAGGTACTGGGGATATAGACATGAGGATGCAGGTACTGGGATATAGACATGAGGATACAGGTACTGCGGATGTAGACATGAGGAAGCAGGTACTGGGGGTATAGACATGAGGATGCAGGTATTGGGGGTATAGACATGAGGATGCAGGTATTGGGGGTATAGACATCAGGATGTAGGTACTGGGGATATAGATACAAGGATGCAGATACTGCGGATAAAGACACGAGGATGCAGGTACTGGGGATAAAGACATGAGGATACAGGTACTGGAATATAGACATCAGGATGCAGGTATTGGGGATATAGAAATGAGGTTGCAGGTACTGGGATATAGACATGAGATTCCAGGTACTGGGGATATAGACATGAGGATACAGGTACTGGGATATAGACATGAGGATACAGGTACTGGGATATAGACATGAGGTTGCAGGTACTGGGGATATAGACATGAGGATACAGGTACTGGGATATAGACATGAGGTTGCAGGTACTGGGGATATAGACATAAGGTTGCAGGTACTGGGGATATAGAAATGAGGATACAGGTACTGGGATATAGACATGAGGATGCAGGTACTGGGATATAGACATGAGGATGCAGGTACTGGGATATAGACATGAGGATGCAGGTACTGGGATATAGACATGAGGATGCAGGTACTGCAGATATAGACATGAGGATGCAGGTACTGGGATATAGACATGAGGATACAGGTACTGGGATATAGACATGAGGTTGCAGGTACTGGGGATATAGACATGAGGATACAGGTACTGGGATATAGACATGAGGATGCAGGTACTGGGATATAGACATGAGGATGCAGGTACTGGGATATAGACATGAGGATGCAGGTACTGGGATATAGACATGAGGATGCAGGTACTGCAGATATAGACATGAGGATGCAGGTACTGGGGATATAGACATGAGGATGCAGGTACTGCAGATATAGACATGAGGTTGCAGGTTCTGGGGATATAAATATGAGTGATTTTCACTCCCCAAAAAGgattatattcatattttatcCAGCTCTCAGCTGGGAGTTTTCAGATCTCATTTAATACTATTAATTAGATCATCATATTTTATTTCAGCTGAGAATCTTATTTCTTGCCACATTACATGCAATGTATTACCTAGCGTTACACAcagaaagtgatatatatatatatatatatatatatatatatatatatatagatatatatatatatatatatatatatatatatatccatagctTCTAGCTGAGGATTTTTAATGAGGTTAGTTATGATTGACCTTTATGTTTAATTCCTGATGTTGAAAAGATATTTCAGTCCACAATGTACCTGAACAAGGGTCTgcgttctctctatgtgtgtatCTAACATCTCCTCAATGCACTAATCTA
This window of the Mixophyes fleayi isolate aMixFle1 chromosome 8, aMixFle1.hap1, whole genome shotgun sequence genome carries:
- the LOC142100208 gene encoding troponin C, slow skeletal and cardiac muscles encodes the protein MDDIYKAAVEQLTEEQKNEFRAAFDIFVQDAEDGCISTKELGKVMRMLGQNPTPEELQEMIDEVDEDGSGTVDFDEFLVMMVRCMKDDSKGKSEEELSDIFRMFDKNADGYIDLEELKTMLEATGEMITEDDIEELMRDGDKNNDGRIDYDEFLEFMKGVE
- the LOC142100281 gene encoding olfactory receptor 5B12-like, translated to MGNQTLWSELSLLGMADLPNIQLLLFLLFLYIYCMTLMGNLLIVLLIVMDSHLHNPMYFFLGNLACLDVCSSSLISPRMLYDLNTNRRMISVPACLTQVFFFIYFATCEVLLLAVMSYDRYIAICQPLHYIQVMHWKMCIQLAAGVWTLGMLYSLIHTLFTLRLSFCESNVVQSFFCDLSKLLQISCTDTFINMLSIFLLGGLLGLCSLLMTFIPYITLFSTVLKIKVKDKRFKAFSTCTSHLTVVFIFYGTLIFNYFRPTTSYHHAADRLVSVFYTVITPLLNPLIYSLRNQELKAALQRFYKTYNIC